DNA from Ensifer canadensis:
ACGCCGGCGCCGAAGAAGGCCATCACCGAGCAGCCGATCGACCACAGCAGCGCTGCCCTGTTCGGATGCTTGCGACCGGCCTTCCAGGTCATCACGAAGGTGAAGATCACCATGGTGAAGAACGGTGCGACCTCGAGCGTCGAGAACAGCGAACCGATCCACTGCCAGTAGCCCGGCGCGCCGATCCAGTAGTAGTGGTGGCCAGTGCCGAGGATGCCTGAAAACAGTGCCAGGCCGACGATGACATAGAGCCACTTTTCGACGACTTCCCGGTCGATGCCGTTGAGCTTGATCATCAGGAAGGCGAGCACCGAAGCCATGATCAGTTCCCAGACGCCTTCGACCCAGAGATGAACCACGTACCACCAGTACATCTTGTCGAGCGCGAGATTGATCGGATTGTAGAAGGCAAAGAGGAAGAAGATCGCCACACCCCAGAGCCCGAAGATCAGGATGTTGGTGACGGTCGTCTTGCGGCCCTTAAGGACCGTCAGCGTGATGTTATAGAGGAACATCAGAGCGACGATGACGATGCCGACCTTGATCGCGAAGGGTTGTTCGAGAAACTCTCGGCCTTCGTGGATGTGCAGGAGATAGCCGACGACGGCAATCGCAGCCGCGATCAGGAAGATCCAGAACTGCGCGATTGCGATCTTCGTGCTGTAAAGCTCGGTCTCCGCCTCTTCCGGCAGGAGATAATAGGTGGCCCCCATGAAGCCCATCAGCAGCCAGACGATGAGCGCGTTGGTGTGCACCATGCGAACGATGTTGAAAGGCAACAGTTCGGACAAGGTATTGGGAAGGACGTAGATGGTGCCGGCAAGGACGCCGAACAGCACCTGGGCGAGGAACAGGCCGATTGCTCCGTAGAAGTAGAGCATTGCGACCTTCTGGGTCTGGTATTTCATGATTTCACACTCCAATCGCAACGCTTAGCCGGCCTCGTTCGGCGGCCAGTTCTGGGTCTTGATGCGGCTCGTCCACTCCAGGAAATCGGCGAGGTCGTTGAGTTCCTGTTCGGTCAGGTTGAACTGCGGCATCTGGCGGCGCCCTTCGATGCCGCTCGGCTGGGCCGCCATCCAGGCCTTCATCGTCTCGCGCGCACCTTCCGGATCGGTCTCGCCGCCCCAGCGTTTCCAGACATTGCCGAGCTCGGGCGCGAAATAGGCGCCTTCACCGAGAAGCGTGTGGCAGTTGATACAGGCGTTCTTTTCCCAGACGTGCTTGCCGCGGGCGACGGCGTCCGTCAGGGTCGACTCATCGGTCGAAACAGTCCGCATGTAGTAGTGACTGTGGGCGGTAAGCCCGACAAAGATTGCAAAAAAGAAAAAGGACCCGCCGTAAAAGACGTTTCGGGCCCCGGTCTTGGTGAGGCGTTCTGCCATCACGTCATCCTTTCGACTTCGGCCGGCCGCAAACACCGTGGCCGGCTTATCTGATCCCCTCCCCGCTTGGCGCCGCGACGTGCGGCACCGACGAACTGTCGGGGCGCGACCCATGTCTAGGGATTTCCGAAGGGCCTTCTTTGCGTTTTGGCAAACAAGACAGAGAGTGGTTTCAAGCGGATAGCACCACGTCCATCGCAAGCTTGGCCAGGGCCAGAAGCGCAAGCATCATCGGCCAGGCCAAGAGGCCAAACCGCAGGCCAGCCGGCGCCTGACCAAGGCCCATGAAATCGAGGGCAACAAGCCGGCATTTGATCACCGCCAGCACCAGCAGGGCCGCGATCACGAAAGCCGTGCCGCCGCAAATCGTCATGATGGCCATGCCCGAAAGCACGATCGCGATCAGCACGGCAAAGGTATTGCGAAGTCGGCGCGCATTGTGATGGGTCATGGCGTCACGCGAGATAGATGATCGGGAACATCACGATCCAGACAAGGTCGATGACGTGCCAGAGCGTGGTGATCAGAGCGATGTTTCCCGGGCTTGGGCGCCAGGCGACCAACAGCAGAATCACGCTGCCGAAGGCGACATGCAGCAGGTGGAAGCCAGTGATGAGGAAATAGAGCTCGAAGAAGGCGCCGAACTTCGGCAACCCGGCGACGGCGACTTCGGTCGAATATTCGAACAGCTTGATGGCCACGAAGGCGAAACCGAAGAGCGCGGCAAGAACGAGCGCGCGCCGGCGCGTCGGCGTCGAAGCTGCCGGACGCGTCGCCAGAGCCGCCTGCCAGCCGCTGGTCAGAAGAACGAGCGTATTGATACCTGCGAGCAACGGGTTGAGATGTGAACGGGCGGCGGCAAACGCGTCCGCCTGGATGACACCGACCACGAGAAAACCTACGAGCAGGATGCCGAAGGCGGCCAACTCGCTCCACACCAGCACCCAAAGCAGAAGGTCATCCGCGGATGCGTTCTCGTCTGCGTCTTGAACCGGGAGTGCCCGTCCGTCCATGCGCCAACTCCTTTGCCGGAACCGGCCGACACCTAGGCAGGCGGGGATGACCTGTCTTTGCGATTACGCAAAGAGGCCTGGCAACTGGGCTGATAGCAGCAGGATCATTCCAGGAGTTTTTCGATGACAGATGCTCAAATCGGCCTTTCCGTCGCAACCCCGATCATTGTCGGGTTCGCCATCCTTCTCTATCGCATGGGGGTCCTGCAGCGTGCGGCAACGCTGTCGGCTATCCTGTTTTCCGTCGCGATCGCCGTCGTGCTCTTCCTCGACCCGTCGCAATAGCCATGTCGCGGATGTCTCCTCACCAGGCGGTCACCATCCAGTTTGCGAAATGTCAAAGATCGCCCTTTCGATTGCGCCTAGACGTTTGAGGGATGACAAATCTCGCTGACGGAGCTGCCCATGCCCGGACGGACTGCCTTGGAAGAAGGCTATCAGAGCCTACTCGGATTGTGTGATCGCCTCGAGGCGATTGCCGACTCCCTGCCGCGCCGCATCGATGCGGCCGCTTGCAGCGAGATTGCAGAGAAGTTGCCATCGACGCTGCTGGCCGTGCACAGGCTTGAGGATCAGATCCTGTTTCCAGCCATCATGGCGGCAAGAAGCCCCAACGACGGACAGAGGCTGATCGAGCGTTTGCGCGACGAGCACCGGCATGACGGAAAACTGGCCGAGCAAGTCGCCCGCGTCCTCCATGAACTGCTTCACGCGCGCTGCCCGCACAGCTGGGAGGCGATCGGCTACATGCTGCGCGCCTTTTTCGAAACCGTCCGGCGCCATATCGCGACAGAACGGTTGCTCCTTGCTGAGAGGATCTGAGGCCCAGTGATGTACAATTTTCTCGCGGCATTCGCAGTTTTCCTTGCCCTTCATATGGTGCCGGCATTGCCGACGCTGCGTCAGCGGCTGATCACACTATTGGGGCGGCGGACCTATTTCACCGTCTATTCGCTGCTGTCGATCGTCGCGCTCATCTGGGTTT
Protein-coding regions in this window:
- a CDS encoding nitric-oxide reductase large subunit — translated: MKYQTQKVAMLYFYGAIGLFLAQVLFGVLAGTIYVLPNTLSELLPFNIVRMVHTNALIVWLLMGFMGATYYLLPEEAETELYSTKIAIAQFWIFLIAAAIAVVGYLLHIHEGREFLEQPFAIKVGIVIVALMFLYNITLTVLKGRKTTVTNILIFGLWGVAIFFLFAFYNPINLALDKMYWWYVVHLWVEGVWELIMASVLAFLMIKLNGIDREVVEKWLYVIVGLALFSGILGTGHHYYWIGAPGYWQWIGSLFSTLEVAPFFTMVIFTFVMTWKAGRKHPNRAALLWSIGCSVMAFFGAGVWGFLHTLSSVNYYTHGTQVTAAHGHLAFFGAYVMLNLAVMAYAIPEIRGRAPYNQMLSMVSFWIMCTAMSVMTFALTFAGVLQAHLQRVLGESYMDVQDQLALFYWIRLGSGVFVLISALMFVWAILVPGRERSKTLSASMQPAE
- a CDS encoding c-type cytochrome — protein: MAERLTKTGARNVFYGGSFFFFAIFVGLTAHSHYYMRTVSTDESTLTDAVARGKHVWEKNACINCHTLLGEGAYFAPELGNVWKRWGGETDPEGARETMKAWMAAQPSGIEGRRQMPQFNLTEQELNDLADFLEWTSRIKTQNWPPNEAG
- a CDS encoding cytochrome C oxidase subunit IV family protein, producing MTHHNARRLRNTFAVLIAIVLSGMAIMTICGGTAFVIAALLVLAVIKCRLVALDFMGLGQAPAGLRFGLLAWPMMLALLALAKLAMDVVLSA
- a CDS encoding cytochrome c oxidase subunit 3; amino-acid sequence: MDGRALPVQDADENASADDLLLWVLVWSELAAFGILLVGFLVVGVIQADAFAAARSHLNPLLAGINTLVLLTSGWQAALATRPAASTPTRRRALVLAALFGFAFVAIKLFEYSTEVAVAGLPKFGAFFELYFLITGFHLLHVAFGSVILLLVAWRPSPGNIALITTLWHVIDLVWIVMFPIIYLA
- a CDS encoding hemerythrin domain-containing protein, with amino-acid sequence MPGRTALEEGYQSLLGLCDRLEAIADSLPRRIDAAACSEIAEKLPSTLLAVHRLEDQILFPAIMAARSPNDGQRLIERLRDEHRHDGKLAEQVARVLHELLHARCPHSWEAIGYMLRAFFETVRRHIATERLLLAERI